The DNA window GCTATCCTGTCGCTGTGCCGTGTGCTTTTGCCAGATTGTCGTGAGCGTGTGGGAGCGAGACGAAGACCTTGCGGTGTCGAGTCCGCACGGCTGCCTCGGTCTCCTGCAGCTCCGCTCGCCCGCGCGCGCTTTCGGGGACCACCTCAACAAATTCAAGGCACAGGGTACGGACCGTTTCACATAATTGCTCCCCAAAATATATCgagaaaaaacatttacgttgtcgtttttcatttattatgccAGTGGTGTTGCGTGACAGGCAGGAACATGAAAGTAGGCATTCAAATTAGCATACAAAGCGCACTTAAAACGGAGATGATCATTCAAGAAGAACACGCACTCGTATTGCGTTTGCGTTACTCACTCAACTGTGCGAGCAATGCTTTTGACCCGCGGCCTCGTCCTCCCCAGTCGGCGCCACGCTGAACGTTCTGCCGCCCCCCGCCGTCGGGTGTCGGCAGCTGACCGTCTCCGGAAAACACCTGACGCTCCTCAAAGGTCTGGCGCGTTTGCGAGCTCCCGGCTTGACGGCCGCCCTCTCGCCCTCAGTGCTGAACGGCGGCTCTCGAGACGAGCTTTGCATCGCAGACGCGAGGGTCCTTCCCGACTTCAACTCGCGCTACCTTCCCATGATGCCCGACGGTTCCGTTCTTCTCGTCGACAACGTCTGGTAAGCGAGTGACGCGTTTCGAGCATATTTGAAAGTGCCCCTGATTAACCCCAAGTACATTTTGTccgttctagtaggcttttcaaAGCTTTGCGTCCCAAAACGTGCATCCCGTAGCGGAAATGTTCACCTTTTGTTTCTATGTCTCCTTTTCTTACCCATCTGACGTTTCTGTCCGCGCCCAAGCCACCAATCGGCCGAGGTGTCCACGGCGTCGTTCTACCGCGTGGAGAGCGAGCGGTCGCGCCTCCCGAGCTCGCTCGGCGCCCTGGAGGAGCACAACTTCCTGTTCCGGCTGCAGCTCCGGGACAAAGACGACGGCCGGTCCTGTGAGGTGAGAGCCTGAAGGACTGGCTTACACAACCGCACGTGTACGGTAAACATGGTTAACTAATTGAATCTAGTCTAGCACCGCTACTTTGAAACAAATTGTAATCCTCCACAGTCAACTCTGCGCTCTCCTTCGCTGGCTCGCGTCACGCAACCGGCCAGGCTCCGCCTTTTTAAAgtgacacacattcaaagtcacagatgcGACAATGTATAACttgaggatggtgaccccaagtggacaaaaaaaatactcaattgcatatttttttttattgatattagGGATAAAGCTTTAAAGTATCCatgaataataaacaaaatatctGTTTGCATATTTTCGTCAGTCAAGGAACgtaacccctgcgataaacgagaAACTTGTTGTCACAAAAACTTTGGGCTATTGGGATGAagttaaaatgcactataagctttccaggtgaacttcatttgagCTTCTTTCAACTTCGAATGcgcatgtccaactgttcaatgtttcctTACGATTTATTTCTTTATCTTATTCTTGTCTATTTTGCGCGTAGGGTTTGGAAGTCCCCCTGGTCGCTGTGTTACGATGGCGCCCGTCAACGGCCCCCGACACGAGGCAAGCGCTCCGATATCGGGCCGGGACCGCCGGCTCGCGGCACGGCTGACCTTCCGGCATTTTTCCGCCCAGACACATATCCACGTTTTACTCGCTGCCCAGCATCCGCTTGAATCGTCCTCGACTGGTGATGACCGCTTCCTGTCCGAGCGCCGTCAGGCCTCGCGAGAGCTTCCCAGTCAAGTACACCCTGACGAACGACCTGCACGACTTCCTGTCCGTTCGGCTGCGCTGGAATTCTGAGGGTGAGCTCTCCCGGCCCGGGTGCGAGCCTCCGTTTTCGTCCTCTCTTTGTGCAGCCGACGGACGCGGAGGCCACCGGGCCCCTGAGGCGGCGGCGGTGTGCCGGTCTCCCTTCACCGACCTGGGACGATGCCGGAAGGGCTCCAGCATCTCTTTCACCGCCACCTTCCAAATCCTCGGAACGGGACTCTTTGAGGTACACGACCAGCAAGCCATACTTCTCGCACTGGCACACCTCTCGTCCTTTTcggttcattttttaaattgatttttatcttttataaaAGTGCTAACTTCCAACAGACAATGTTAACTATAAGATAatcaattgaaaatgtttttatttcactacAGCCAAATGTGGTAATTTAGTTTTATTCACCCAATTTGATGAAATGGCGCCtcaattttgtaatttttgtgttttttttaataataggaCATCACCGGAaatttgcacgttctccccgtgcctgcgtggcactgcgctttcctcccacaacccaaaaacttgcattaattgggcactctaaattgcccgtaggtgtgaaggtgagtgggaacggttgtttgttttatctgtgccccgcgattggttCAGGGTTTATCGatgcgcccgcgacccgcgtgaggagaagcggcacggaagacgaatgaatgaatttccccaaaaatctgcGTTGATTCAAACGGTGGGTGATGTTCTCAAATGTTGCGAGCAtctttgtaatttgtttccGACTTTTGCCGCATTCGTGACACCTCAGCTAAGCCAGCACATGAAACTGAAGCTCCGGTTCACGGCGCCGCCCGAGGAGCCCCGCTCGCCGGCCGACGGCGGCGCGGGACGATCCCTGAGCTTCTCCCACCGCCCGCCGCCTTCCAGACCGCAACACGTCAGGTATGGAGGAACTACTTAGCAgctaagtttttgttttgttcagctTTAGCGGCTACTGCTACTTTAATGGCCAACGTCTTTTTTCATGTGAAAATTTGGCAGCAAATGTAGCGGCTAACCGGTTGGGAGCTACAACTAGTTAGTGGCTATGGTCACACGGGTGGAAAAAGAAGTGAACCGTCATAGCATGTAAAAGCAGTGAGTCACTTTGGATAGCAAGCAGCGACGTGGTTCATCTTTAGCGGCTAGCCGAGTTGACGACTCGTTTGGCATCAACCCAGTTGACTGCTAGGTAGTTGGTTGCTA is part of the Phyllopteryx taeniolatus isolate TA_2022b chromosome 23, UOR_Ptae_1.2, whole genome shotgun sequence genome and encodes:
- the trappc14 gene encoding trafficking protein particle complex subunit 14 isoform X1, which codes for MESPLFGHTVYFPVAGEAADPAKCDTLPQRTHFYLGERVYFLLVLRQGSLLRAKQMDDLFAVATVGAQLDANESVEEEGEAEEDRRRRSGRAEHRKFVECCPLLGHSNARHRMEPVKSTPLSEEQVSFRLTVCLDELPVNTVRAEIVVSVWERDEDLAVSSPHGCLGLLQLRSPARAFGDHLNKFKAQVGATLNVLPPPAVGCRQLTVSGKHLTLLKGLARLRAPGLTAALSPSVLNGGSRDELCIADARVLPDFNSRYLPMMPDGSVLLVDNVCHQSAEVSTASFYRVESERSRLPSSLGALEEHNFLFRLQLRDKDDGRSCEGLEVPLVAVLRWRPSTAPDTRHISTFYSLPSIRLNRPRLVMTASCPSAVRPRESFPVKYTLTNDLHDFLSVRLRWNSEGELSRPGCEPPFSSSLCAADGRGGHRAPEAAAVCRSPFTDLGRCRKGSSISFTATFQILGTGLFELSQHMKLKLRFTAPPEEPRSPADGGAGRSLSFSHRPPPSRPQHVRTGSAAERPFGGPADAPPEQSLISPDKVAKRPCKVFVLEHISR
- the trappc14 gene encoding trafficking protein particle complex subunit 14 isoform X3 — its product is MESPLFGHTVYFPVAGEAADPAKCDTLPQRTHFYLGERVYFLLVLRQGSLLRAKQMDDLFAVATVGAQLDANESVEEEGEAEEDRRRRSGRAEHRKFVECCPLLGHSNARHRMEPVKSTPLSEEQVSFRLTVCLDELPVNTVRAEIVVSVWERDEDLAVSSPHGCLGLLQLRSPARAFGDHLNKFKAQVGATLNVLPPPAVGCRQLTVSGKHLTLLKGLARLRAPGLTAALSPSVLNGGSRDELCIADARVLPDFNSRYLPMMPDGSVLLVDNVCHQSAEVSTASFYRVESERSRLPSSLGALEEHNFLFRLQLRDKDDGRSCEGLEVPLVAVLRWRPSTAPDTRHISTFYSLPSIRLNRPRLVMTASCPSAVRPRESFPVKYTLTNDLHDFLSVRLRWNSEGELSRPGCEPPFSSSLCAADGRGGHRAPEAAAVCRSPFTDLGRCRKGSSISFTATFQILGTGLFEGLSMRPRPA
- the trappc14 gene encoding trafficking protein particle complex subunit 14 isoform X2, whose product is MESPLFGHTVYFPVAGEAADPAKCDTLPQRTHFYLGERVYFLLVLRQGSLLRAKQMDDLFAVATVGAQLDANESVEEEGEAEEDRRRRSGRAEHRKFVECCPLLGHSNARHRMEPVKSTPLSEEQVSFRLTVCLDELPVNTVRAEIVVSVWERDEDLAVSSPHGCLGLLQLRSPARAFGDHLNKFKAQVGATLNVLPPPAVGCRQLTVSGKHLTLLKGLARLRAPGLTAALSPSVLNGGSRDELCIADARVLPDFNSRYLPMMPDGSVLLVDNVCHQSAEVSTASFYRVESERSRLPSSLGALEEHNFLFRLQLRDKDDGRSCEGLEVPLVAVLRWRPSTAPDTRHISTFYSLPSIRLNRPRLVMTASCPSAVRPRESFPVKYTLTNDLHDFLSVRLRWNSEGELSRPGCEPPFSSSLCAADGRGGHRAPEAAAVCRSPFTDLGRCRKGSSISFTATFQILGTGLFEDITGNLHVLPVPAWHCAFLPQPKNLH